One genomic window of Thalassoroseus pseudoceratinae includes the following:
- a CDS encoding DsrE family protein, whose translation MKKVSSVFVFVTLLALGFATTLPGDSQEAPTIRQNQQQVVVHLSHFTDDLHRCFMALKIATLMKNGGADVTLFLDLEGVRLAERRQLLDMTWGSDSTPLAKHYENFAEAGGKVVLCPHCAKSARIGDIALKRHAEIGTEELLGQMLLNADKILDY comes from the coding sequence GTGAAAAAGGTATCTTCTGTTTTTGTCTTCGTAACGCTTCTTGCGTTGGGGTTTGCGACAACTTTGCCAGGCGATTCTCAAGAAGCCCCAACAATTCGCCAGAATCAGCAACAGGTCGTCGTTCATTTGTCGCATTTTACTGATGATCTCCACCGCTGCTTTATGGCACTGAAGATTGCGACATTAATGAAAAATGGTGGAGCGGATGTAACCTTGTTCCTTGATCTAGAAGGCGTCCGATTGGCCGAACGCCGGCAATTGCTAGATATGACATGGGGATCCGATTCGACTCCGCTAGCGAAGCACTATGAGAATTTCGCCGAAGCTGGCGGAAAGGTTGTCCTATGTCCCCATTGTGCTAAGTCGGCACGCATCGGTGACATAGCGCTTAAACGCCACGCTGAGATTGGTACTGAAGAGTTGTTGGGGCAAATGTTGTTAAACGCCGACAAGATCCTGGATTATTAG
- a CDS encoding universal stress protein, with translation MKILLAIDGSHCSETAINEVCSRPWPPNTEVEVFTVIHATVPAVYDPFFVGFAIHAELLEEERKIAPQRADAAAKQIREARSDLTVSIKILEGSPKVLIVEEAERWGADLVLIGSHGYGPAKRFLLGSVSHAVVLHAPCSVEVVRNRLTQAATENTER, from the coding sequence ATGAAGATTTTGCTGGCCATCGATGGTTCCCATTGTAGTGAAACCGCGATCAATGAAGTCTGCTCCCGTCCATGGCCGCCGAATACTGAAGTGGAAGTCTTCACAGTGATTCATGCCACTGTGCCTGCTGTCTACGACCCGTTCTTCGTCGGCTTTGCAATCCACGCAGAACTACTCGAAGAAGAACGCAAGATTGCCCCACAACGTGCTGACGCAGCCGCAAAGCAAATACGAGAAGCAAGGAGCGATCTCACCGTTTCGATCAAGATTCTGGAGGGATCACCAAAGGTACTCATAGTCGAAGAAGCTGAACGCTGGGGAGCTGATCTAGTCCTAATCGGCTCCCACGGTTACGGACCGGCGAAACGATTTCTACTAGGATCAGTCTCTCATGCTGTCGTATTGCACGCACCCTGTTCGGTTGAAGTTGTACGAAACCGACTGACGCAAGCTGCGACGGAGAATACTGAAAGATAA
- a CDS encoding cupin domain-containing protein yields the protein MQQQTVYTPEMPWEKLTEFPGEGEVKRLRDQGSGKGRTILVRLHAGGQITPHSHIAAVQHYVLEGEYESEGKIFGAGTYRLLPGHDDVAEISTQNGATILMIYDPVS from the coding sequence ATGCAACAGCAAACCGTCTACACGCCAGAAATGCCTTGGGAGAAGTTAACTGAGTTTCCGGGCGAAGGGGAAGTCAAAAGACTTCGTGATCAAGGTTCAGGTAAGGGGCGGACGATCCTCGTTCGCCTGCACGCTGGAGGACAAATCACGCCGCATTCGCACATCGCAGCAGTCCAGCATTACGTCTTGGAAGGAGAATACGAATCCGAAGGAAAAATCTTCGGGGCTGGAACTTACCGCCTCCTGCCGGGTCACGACGATGTGGCTGAGATCTCCACTCAAAACGGAGCCACGATCCTGATGATCTACGACCCAGTTAGCTAA